Proteins from one Fragaria vesca subsp. vesca linkage group LG6, FraVesHawaii_1.0, whole genome shotgun sequence genomic window:
- the LOC101313538 gene encoding xyloglucan endotransglucosylase/hydrolase protein 22-like: protein MSSCKVSNMVIFLTLPLVMMASIPASAKTFYEDFEQTYGDQRLQLLDNGQHFTLTQDKDSGAGFKSKNEYLFGRFDMDMKLAPGNSAGTVTTFYVITLTPEHDEIDIEFLGNASGNPYTLHTNVYSKGKGNKEEQFHLWFDPTQEFHNYTIIWNPTRIIWLVDNSPIRIFKNFESELGVPYPHSKPMRVYCSFWNADDWATQGGKVKADWSQGSKTVSYKNHNINACMSWQQDCATSNKDPKSWQNYDLGEAGHDRLRWVREKIRVSNYCADKGRFPEGLPRECMPSEFENPADPPAGAVPANPPGANPSKNSLKSSTAKANPSHPRRPRQPVNPAIPKPAKPAVPNPAKPAIPNPANPANIPNPANPAGPNPANPAIPNPANPAIPNPLNPAIPNPTNPPIPNPANPTGPTSNPTIPQPINIGINIDPRNPKRNHY from the exons ATGTCTTCTTGTAAGGTCTCAAATATGGTGATTTTTCTCACATTGCCATTGGTCATGATGGCTAGCATACCTGCTTCAGCTAAAACATTCTATGAAGACTTTGAGCAAACATATGGCGATCAGCGTCTTCAATTACTCGATAACGGGCAACACTTCACACTCACACAGGACAAGGATTCTGGGGCGGGATTCAAATCCAAGAATGAATACTTATTTGGACGCTTTGACATGGATATGAAGCTGGCGCCTGGGAACTCAGCTGGTACTGTCACCACATTTTATGTAATTACTCTCACTCC CGAACACGATGAGATAGACATAGAGTTTTTGGGCAACGCTTCTGGGAATCCGTACACTCTCCATACCAACGTGTACAGTAAGGGTAAAGGAAATAAAGAAGAACAGTTTCATCTTTGGTTTGATCCCACTCAAGAATTTCACAACTATACAATTATCTGGAACCCCACGCGTATCAT ATGGTTGGTGGATAACTCTCCCATTAGGATTTTCAAGAACTTCGAATCAGAGCTTGGTGTTCCATATCCTCATAGCAAACCCATGAGGGTTTACTGCAGCTTCTGGAATGCCGATGACTGGGCTACACAAGGCGGAAAAGTAAAGGCCGACTGGTCTCAAGGTTCAAAAACAGTCTCTTACAAAAACCACAACATCAATGCTTGTATGTCATGGCAGCAGGATTGTGCTACTTCGAACAAAGACCCCAAGTCATGGCAGAATTATGATCTTGGTGAGGCAGGTCATGATAGGCTTCGATGGGTACGAGAGAAGATTAGGGTTAGCAACTACTGTGCTGACAAAGGTAGATTTCCCGAAGGTCTCCCACGAGAGTGTATGCCTTCTGAGTTTGAGAACCCCGCAGATCCCCCCGCCGGTGCCGTCCCTGCGAACCCTCCCGGTGCTAACCCTTCCAAAAATTCCTTAAAATCCTCCACTGCCAAAGCTAACCCCTCACATCCCCGCAGACCACGTCAACCTGTAAATCCCGCCATTCCCAAACCGGCAAAACCCGCCGTTCCCAACCCGGCCAAACCCGCCATTCCCAACCCCGCGAATCCCGCCAATATTCCCAACCCGGCCAATCCCGCCGGTCCCAACCCTGCGAATCCCGCCATTCCCAACCCGGCAAATCCCGCCATTCCCAACCCTCTGAATCCCGCCATACCCAACCCTACAAATCCCCCCATTCCCAACCCTGCAAATCCCACCGGTCCCACTTCAAATCCAACTATTCCCCAACCTATAAATATCGGCATAAATATCGACCCTAGAAATCCCAAGAGAAACCATTACTAG
- the LOC101305574 gene encoding uncharacterized protein LOC101305574, which yields MPSRPKKKPSKKKLKHSAAQLIIHHSLPTIQIHVPERFVETNSDVKFCCEEELSGCETASVTCQDHSCHPNLVAEEGQERSKFSADHHHQMADSSNGNGKLEESEKVQEGEVVESVRDIAIDDYSVEHAKKTHEEPAEAAEESPEVVESGDVVEEKEDEVVPVSIVEKETSVVEPEVKEEKEEEQYVPSVAETDGPSPVVEDDVSEEIEEKTKTDLVSNGVEESTLPSLSEVTTNVVSKGIEETEVPCSEEKEEEEVVTAAKGIEEVKLPVIEEISTGESSGADYKATSESVDDETLKPSPEVPVPPPVESTDAGEGYGKREIPETAEKPSIVSVTRAPLQPTSWRSCCGLFEVLHRSDR from the exons ATGCCTTCACGTCCAAAGAAAAAACCATCAAAGAAGAAGCTCAAGCATTCCGCAGCACAACTCATCATCCACCACTCGCTACCTACCATTCAAATCCATGTCCCAG AAAGGTTTGTGGAAACTAATTCAGACGTGAAGTTTTGTTGTGAGGAAGAATTAAGTGGTTGTGAGACTGCTTCTGTGACTTGTCAAGACCATTCTTGCCATCCAAACTTAGTAGCTGAAGAGGGACAAGAGAGGAGTAAGTTTTCTGCAGATCATCATCACCAAATGGCGGATTCATCAAACGGAAACGGAAAGTTAGAGGAGAGTGAGAAAGTTCAAGAGGGTGAAGTGGTTGAATCTGTAAGGGATATAGCTATTGATGACTACTCGGTAGAGCATGCGAAAAAGACACATGAAGAGCCGGCTGAAGCTGCTGAGGAGAGTCCTGAAGTTGTGGAATCAGGAGATGTAGTGGAAGAGAAAGAAGACGAGGTTGTTCCAGTCTCGATTGTGGAGAAGGAAACTTCTGTTGTTGAACCAGAAGTGAAGGAAGAAAAGGAGGAGGAGCAATATGTGCCATCTGTGGCTGAGACAGATGGACCTTCTCCTGTTGTAGAAGATGATGTGTCAGAGGAGATTGAGGAGAAGACTAAAACAGATTTGGTCTCTAACGGGGTTGAGGAATCAACATTGCCGTCTTTGAGTGAGGTGACAACAAATGTGGTGTCGAAAGGAATTGAAGAAACTGAAGTGCCTTGTTCAGAGGAGAAGGAAGAGGAGGAAGTTGTTACAGCTGCAAAGGGAATTGAAGAAGTAAAATTGCCAGTTATTGAAGAGATTAGTACTGGGGAGTCATCAGGTGCTGATTACAAGGCAACTAGTGAAAGTGTTGATGATGAGACATTGAAACCGTCGCCTGAGGTTCCAGTTCCTCCTCCAGTTGAATCAACTGATGCTGGAGAAGGGTATGGCAAGCGTGAGATACCTGAAACTGCAGAAAAGCCG TCTATTGTATCTGTGACAAGAGCCCCCCTTCAACCAACTTCATGGAGGAGTTGTTGCGGCCTTTTTGAAGTTCTGCACCGATCTGATAGATGA
- the LOC101313827 gene encoding uncharacterized protein LOC101313827 produces MAAALTPPPSSSTTKVTTETARNAVHALLKWRATKSESQKPDLLESDELLYLVVTLKKIPPKGRVNAYKVPLPTPLHSPLTEFCLIYDDRPKSKLTKPQIQAKIKAENLPVVKILKYTKLKSDYKAFESKRKLMNSYDMFLADKQIVPLLPRLLGKHFFKKKRIPVPVDLLKKNWKEQIERICGSAMLFLSTGTCCVVRVARTSMSEEEIVENAVAAIQGVVEIVPGNWGGVRSLHLKLLESIALPVYQTVPDEAVKVEGSEKAVGEVKEVGKAESKELKKEKVGKKKGMIHEVRYLDSNAGEVVVEEKSGKDGVGEGKVNGKRKKEKVVDESNGKASENDGEVRKSKRIKEKDVGESKRPKEQKDKKAKLVHEDLEISEKPTRKVVNPKSGKVKGEDVEKQLKKSVKAKDDVASDVEKPLKKSVKAKDDVASNVEKPLKKSVKVKDDAVVVGKHKNDVLSAKDKKKDVSKKKGDELSGKGGEAVGKKEKRKSEPVKLKSEEAKPKTAKRSKKGAE; encoded by the exons ATGGCCGCCGCACTCACCCCACCTCCTTCCTCCTCCACCACCAAGGTAACCACCGAAACCGCCCGAAACGCCGTGCACGCCCTTCTGAAATGGCGAGCCACCAAGTCGGAGTCCCAAAAACCCGATCTCCTGGAGTCCGACGAGCTCCTCTACCTGGTCGTGACCCTCAAGAAAATCCCACCCAAGGGCCGCGTGAACGCCTACAAGGTCCCACTCCCGACTCCCCTCCACTCCCCCCTCACCGAGTTCTGCCTCATCTACGACGACCGCCCCAAGTCCAAGCTCACCAAGCCCCAAATCCAGGCCAAGATCAAGGCCGAGAATCTCCCCGTGGTCAAGATATTGAAGTATACCAAGCTGAAATCGGATTACAAGGCTTTCGAGTCGAAAAGGAAGCTTATGAACTCGTATGATATGTTTCTGGCGGACAAGCAGATCGTGCCGCTGCTGCCGCGCCTGCTGGGGAAGCATTTCTTCAAGAAGAAGAGGATTCCGGTGCCGGTGGACTTGCTCAAGAAGAATTGGAAGGAGCAGATTGAGAGGATTTGCGGCTCGGCGATGTTGTTTTTGAGTACCGGGACTTGTTGTGTGGTGAGGGTGGCGAGGACTTCGATGAGTGAGGAGGAGATTGTGGAGAATGCGGTTGCGGCGATACAAGGGGTTGTGGAGATTGTGCCGGGGAATTGGGGCGGGGTGAGGTCTTTGCATTTGAAGCTGTTGGAGTCGATTGCGCTGCCGGTGTATCAGACTGTGCCGGATGAGGCGGTGAAGGTTGAGGGGAGTGAGAAGGCTGTGGGGGAAGTGAAGGAGGTTGGGAAGGCGGAGAGTAAGGAACTGAAGAAGGAGAAGGTGGGGAAGAAGAAGGGGATGATTCATGAAGTGAGGTATTTGGATAGCAATGCTGGCGAGGTGGTTGTTGAGGAGAAATCAGGGAAGGATGGTGTTGGGGAAGGCAAGGTTAATGGGAAGAGGAAGAAGGAGAAGGTTGTGGACGAGTCTAATGGTAAAGCTAGTGAGAATGATGGTGAGGTGAGAAAGTCAAAGAGGATCAAGGAGAAGGATGTCGGTGAGTCTAAGAGGCCCAAGGAACAGAAGGACAAGAAAGCTAAGCTGGTACATGAAGACTTGGAAATTTCTGAGAAGCCTACGAGGAAGGTGGTTAATCCTAAGTCGGGCAAGGTGAAAGGTGAAGATGTTGAGAAACAGTTGAAAAAGTCGGTTAAGGCGAAAGATGACGTTGCATCGGATGTGGAGAAACCATTGAAGAAGTCAGTTAAGGCGAAAGATGAC GTTGCATCGAATGTGGAGAAACCATTGAAGAAGTCAGTTAAGGTTAAGGATGATGCTGTTGTCGTTGGGAAGCATAAGAATGATGTGTTGTCTGCGAAAGACAAGAAAAAAGATGTTTCAAAGAAGAAAGGAGACGAGCTGTCTGGCAAAGGAGGAGAGGCTGTTGGAAAGAAGGAGAAGAGGAAGAGTGAGCCTGTGAAGTTGAAGAGTGAAGAAGCAAAGCCCAAGACAGCCAAGAGAAGTAAGAAAGGAGCCGAGTAG
- the LOC101305863 gene encoding uncharacterized protein LOC101305863: MAEDKPVEIVDDVNVGGDGADGVDDFYDATQTASLSRKVSSLEWEKGELERENRETKEKIGQLSKEIEVLKSGEKEMKQKLREMELEVERNDEGKNVLETVANRAMELETEVARLQQDLITAMAEGKEANTELAEVKRVLVEKGEKIDSLEKEIETLKKGKSECEKRVRELERNVGVLEVKETEEKSKRVRAEEEMRERLEAKDGEVSLLKRKIEELESVIGKHGVELQKSMEEKSKVELALRESEDKSKAMELKMGQLQKDMVEAGRVISEAKEKTVGVINGTVNEMKEILEGGNETGSKGLSLPVVAGSAGAIFAVAAVVFVLYGRRR, translated from the coding sequence ATGGCGGAGGATAAGCCGGTGGAGATCGTCGATGACGTCAACGTTGGCGGCGACGGTGCCGATGGCGTCGATGATTTTTATGACGCTACTCAGACGGCATCGCTGAGCCGGAAGGTGAGTTCGTTGGAGTGGGAGAAAGGGGAACTGGAGCGAGAGAATAGGGAGACTAAGGAGAAGATTGGCCAACTGAGTAAGGAGATTGAGGTTTTGAAGAGCGGCGAGAAGGAGATGAAGCAGAAGCTCAGGGAGATGGAGTTGGAGGTGGAGCGGAATGATGAGGGGAAGAATGTGCTGGAGACTGTTGCGAATCGAGCCATGGAGCTTGAGACCGAGGTGGCAAGGCTTCAACAGGATTTGATCACTGCTATGGCGGAAGGCAAGGAGGCGAATACTGAGCTTGCGGAGGTGAAGCGAGTGTTGGTAGAGAAGGGGGAGAAAATTGATAGCTTGGAGAAGGAGATTGAGACTCTGAAGAAAGGGAAATCTGAGTGTGAGAAGAGGGTTAGGGAATTGGAGAGGAATGTTGGGGTTCTGGAAGTGAAGGAAACTGAGGAGAAGAGTAAGAGGGTTAGGGCGGAGGAGGAGATGAGAGAGAGGCTTGAAGCGAAAGATGGTGAAGTCAGTCTGCTCAAAAGGAAAATTGAGGAGTTGGAATCAGTGATTGGGAAGCATGGTGTTGAGTTGCAGAAGTCGATGGAGGAAAAGAGCAAGGTTGAGTTAGCGTTGAGGGAATCTGAGGATAAGTCTAAGGCTATGGAATTGAAGATGGGACAACTGCAGAAGGATATGGTGGAGGCTGGAAGGGTTATTAGTGAAGCGAAGGAGAAGACTGTTGGGGTCATTAATGGGACTGTGAATGAAATGAAGGAGATTTTGGAAGGTGGAAATGAGACAGGATCGAAGGGATTGAGCTTGCCTGTGGTTGCAGGGTCTGCTGGAGCCATTTTTGCTGTGGCCGCTGTTGTCTTTGTGCTGTATGGAAGGCGGAGGTGA
- the LOC101306152 gene encoding mitogen-activated protein kinase 10-like, which translates to MQQDHSKKNSTEMEFFSDYGDANRYKIQEVIGKGSYGVVCSAIDTHTHEKVAIKKIHDIFEHISDAARILREIKLLRLLRHPDIVEIKHIMLPPSRRDFKDIYVVFELMESDLHQVIKANDDLTREHYQFFLYQLLRALKYIHTANVYHRDLKPKNILANANCKLKICDFGLARVAFNDTPTTIFWTDYVATRWYRAPELCGSFFSKYTPAIDIWSIGCIFAEVLTGKPLFPGKNVVHQLDLMTDLLGTPSLDTISRVRNDKARRYLTSMRKKQPVSFAQKFPNADPLALRLLQRLLAFDPKDRPTAEEALADPYFKGLSKIEREPSCQPITKMEFEFERRRVTKEDIRELIFREILEYHPQLLKDYINGTERTNFLYPSAVDQFRKQFAHLEENSGKSAPVIPLERKHASLPRSTIVHSNTVPPKEQQNYAYVKDPKQADEVYKNSRDTEGIHVNLSRTMQAPQRIPLAKPGRVVGPVVPYDNGNIVKDAYDRRTLVRNTVLPPQAVPPSYCYRKPGSGSQERSAVEMNRDFSSQTKQAVQCGMASKVAPDVAINIDTNPFFMTRVGVNKVEHDDRIAIDTNFLQSKAPYGGIGSAAATAAAHRKVGTVQFGMSRMY; encoded by the exons ATGCAGCAGGATCACAGCAAAAAG AATTCAACAGAGATGGAGTTTTTCTCTGATTATGGTGATGCCAATCGATACAAAATTCAGGAAGTTATTGGAAAAGGAAGCTATGGCGTTGTTTGCTCAGCAATAGACACTCATACACATGAAAAGGTGGCAATAAAAAAAATACACGATATATTTGAACATATATCTGATGCTGCTCGTATTCTTCGCGAAATAAAGCTTCTCAGGCTGTTGCGACATCCTGACATTGTTGAAATTAAACATATTATGCTCCCACCTTCTAGAAGAGACTTCAAAGATATTTATGTTGTTTTTGAGCTCATGGAATCAGATCTTCATCAAGTTATCAAAGCTAATGATGACCTGACGCGAGAGCACTATCAGTTCTTTCTTTATCAACTACTTCGTGCATTGAAGTATATTCACACTG CGAATGTCTACCATCGTGATCTGAAACCGAAGAACATATTGGCAAATGCAAATTGCAAGCTAAAAATTTGTGATTTTGGGTTAGCGAGAGTTGCGTTTAATGATACGCCTACAACAATATTTTGGACG GACTATGTTGCAACTAGGTGGTATAGAGCTCCAGAGCTTTGCGGATCATTTTTCTCTAAG TATACACCTGCAATTGATATATGGAGTATAGGCTGCATCTTTGCTGAAGTATTAACTGGGAAGCCCCTCTTCCCTGGAAAGAATGTTGTTCACCAGCTAGATTTGATGACTGATCTGCTTGGCACGCCCTCATTGGATACTATATCTAGG GTTCGAAATGACAAGGCAAGGAGATACCTAACAAGTATGAGGAAAAAGCAACCTGTGTCGTTTGCACAGAAATTTCCAAATGCTGATCCCTTAGCATTACGACTTTTGCAAAGATTGCTTGCCTTTGATCCAAAGGACCGACCGACTGCTGAAGAG GCACTGGCTGATCCTTATTTTAAGGGACTCTCGAAAATTGAGAGGGAACCCTCGTGCCAGCCAATTACGAAGATGGAATTTGAATTTGAGAGGCGAAGGGTCACAAAGGAGGATATACGGGAGCTAATTTTCCGCGAAATATTGGAGTACCATCCTCAATTGCTTAAAGATTACATAAATGGAACCGAACGGACTAATTTTCTCTATCCAAG TGCTGTTGATCAATTCCGGAAGCAGTTTGCACATCTTGAGGAAAATAGTGGTAAAAGTGCCCCGGTTATTCCACTTGAACGAAAGCATGCATCCCTTCCTAG GTCTACAATTGTACATTCAAATACTGTTCCCCCGAAGGAACAACAAAATTATGCATACGTGAAAGATCCGAAACAAGCTGACGAGGTATACAAGAATTCAAGGGATACAGAGGGAATACATGTAAATCTGTCAAGAACCATGCAAGCACCACAAAGAATTCCTTTAG CTAAACCAGGTAGAGTTGTTGGGCCTGTTGTACCTTATGATAATGGAAACATCGTCAAAGATGCTTATGACCGAAGGACGCTTGTTAGAAATACAGTACTGCCCCCTCAGGCTGTTCCTCCTTCTTATTGTTATCGGAAACCCGGTAGTGGAAGTCAAGAAAGGTCTGCAGTGGAAATGAATAGAGACTTCTCCTCGCAAACCAAGCAAGCGGTACAGTGTGGCATGGCATCAAAAGTAGCACCAGATGTAGCAATCAACATCGACACAAACCCATTTTTTATGACAAGGGTGGGGGTCAATAAGGTGGAACATGATGACCGAATTGCTATTGACACAAACTTCTTGCAGTCAAAGGCTCCATATGGTGGGATTGGTTCTGCTGCTGCTACAGCAGCTGCTCACCGCAAGGTTGGAACTGTTCAGTTTGGCATGTCAAGGATGTACTAG
- the LOC101314114 gene encoding uncharacterized protein LOC101314114: protein MEIENTSQTQIPKPTLKRKQRKTHMGSNAVHESHTANSSSSRRIKARRESQCMKNSAASQESAKDVKAHGGEEEAAAADDREEVERKIEALQRIVPGGESLGVDKLFEETAGYIMTLQVQLKAMKALASFFEGLEKEKKKFGA, encoded by the coding sequence ATGGAGATCGAGAATACATCCCAGACCCAGATACCCAAACCCACATTGAAGAGAAAGCAAAGAAAAACCCACATGGGCAGTAATGCAGTGCATGAATCCCACACAGCAAATTCAAGCAGCAGCAGAAGAATCAAAGCAAGAAGAGAGAGTCAGTGCATGAAGAACAGTGCTGCTTCTCAGGAAAGCGCAAAAGATGTAAAGGCTCATGGTGGTGAGGAGGAGGCTGCTGCTGCTGATGATAGGGAGGAGGTGGAGAGGAAGATAGAGGCATTGCAGAGGATTGTGCCAGGAGGTGAGTCACTTGGTGTGGACAAGCTATTTGAAGAGACTGCTGGGTACATTATGACCTTGCAGGTTCAGCTCAAAGCCATGAAAGCCCTTGCAAGCTTTTTTGAGGGGTTGGAGAAGGAGAAGAAGAAGTTTGGAGCTTGA